One Candidatus Gracilibacteria bacterium DNA window includes the following coding sequences:
- a CDS encoding zinc-ribbon domain containing protein has translation MSDKTIKCFCGKDFIFTEGEQEYFADRKLQTPKYCHDCRIERRKKFTPAPVATGFFATNKADRELLGE, from the coding sequence ATGAGTGATAAAACAATAAAGTGTTTCTGTGGAAAAGATTTTATTTTCACGGAAGGAGAACAAGAATATTTCGCGGATCGCAAATTGCAAACGCCGAAATATTGTCACGATTGTAGAATTGAGCGCCGGAAGAAATTCACACCGGCCCCAGTCGCAACAGGATTTTTTGCGACAAACAAAGCGGATCGAGAATTGCTCGGTGAATAG